Proteins encoded in a region of the Variovorax sp. PAMC 28711 genome:
- the ugpB gene encoding sn-glycerol-3-phosphate ABC transporter substrate-binding protein UgpB, with protein sequence MRFKTLAMASALAATLCTTAQAQTEIQWWHSMTAVNGEWVNDLARQFNESQKEYKVVPTFKGTYDESMTASIAAFRAGNAPNILQVFEVGTATMMASKNAIVPVGKVMKDASEKFDPAAYIPAVAGYYTAPNGQMLSFPFNSSTTVFYINKDAFKAAGIPTDKLPATWPEVTAAAAKLKAAGHKCPFTTAWQGWTQLESFSAWHNVEFATKSNGLAGLDARMKINSPLHVRHIENLANMAKQGLFIYKGRGNVPEASFVSGECAMINTSSGFYGNVAKNAKFAYAVAPLPYYPDVPGAPQNTVIGGASLWVMAGKKPEEYKGVAKFFTFISSPEVQSASHKRTGYLPVTLAAYKLTEDSGFYKQNPGTDVAVTQMIRKVTDKSRGIRLGNYVQIRAIEDEELENVWNGKKTAKEALDEIVKRGNEQLERFQKANKG encoded by the coding sequence ATGCGATTCAAAACGCTCGCCATGGCCTCGGCGCTGGCCGCCACGCTGTGCACCACGGCGCAGGCCCAAACCGAAATCCAGTGGTGGCATTCGATGACCGCCGTCAACGGCGAATGGGTCAACGACCTGGCCAGGCAGTTCAACGAAAGCCAGAAGGAATACAAGGTCGTGCCGACGTTCAAGGGCACCTATGACGAATCGATGACTGCATCGATCGCTGCTTTTCGCGCCGGCAACGCGCCGAACATCTTGCAGGTGTTCGAAGTCGGCACTGCCACCATGATGGCGAGCAAGAATGCAATCGTTCCGGTCGGCAAGGTAATGAAGGACGCCAGTGAAAAGTTCGACCCGGCTGCCTACATCCCGGCGGTGGCGGGGTATTACACGGCGCCAAACGGCCAGATGTTGAGCTTCCCGTTCAACAGCTCCACCACCGTTTTCTACATCAACAAGGACGCCTTCAAGGCGGCGGGCATCCCGACCGACAAGCTGCCCGCGACCTGGCCCGAAGTGACTGCGGCCGCCGCCAAGCTCAAGGCCGCCGGCCACAAGTGCCCCTTCACGACCGCCTGGCAGGGTTGGACCCAACTTGAGAGCTTCTCGGCGTGGCACAACGTCGAGTTCGCGACCAAGAGCAACGGCCTGGCCGGCCTCGACGCGCGCATGAAGATCAACTCGCCGCTGCATGTTCGTCACATCGAAAACCTGGCCAACATGGCCAAGCAGGGCCTCTTCATCTACAAGGGCCGCGGCAACGTGCCCGAAGCGAGCTTCGTGTCGGGCGAGTGCGCCATGATCAACACGTCGTCGGGCTTCTACGGCAACGTGGCCAAGAATGCCAAGTTCGCATACGCCGTTGCCCCGCTGCCGTATTACCCGGACGTGCCGGGCGCGCCGCAGAACACCGTGATCGGCGGCGCCAGCCTCTGGGTCATGGCCGGCAAGAAGCCCGAGGAATACAAGGGCGTGGCCAAGTTCTTCACCTTCATCTCCAGCCCTGAAGTCCAGTCGGCCAGCCACAAACGCACGGGCTACCTGCCCGTGACCCTGGCCGCGTACAAGCTGACCGAGGACTCCGGCTTCTACAAGCAGAACCCCGGCACCGACGTCGCCGTGACGCAGATGATCCGCAAGGTCACCGACAAGAGCCGCGGTATTCGCCTGGGCAACTACGTGCAGATTCGCGCGATCGAGGACGAAGAGCTGGAGAACGTGTGGAACGGCAAGAAGACTGCGAAGGAAGCGCTGGACGAGATCGTCAAGCGCGGGAACGAGCAGCTCGAACGCTTCCAGAAGGCCAACAAAGGCTGA
- the ugpA gene encoding sn-glycerol-3-phosphate ABC transporter permease UgpA — MEKRVVFKSSWLPWLLIVPQMTVILVFFFWPAAQAILQSLQQQDAFGTSVEFVGLDNFRQLIDDPSYLDSFKTTALFSVLVAVIGISLSLMLAVFADRILTGGMFYKTMLILPYAVAPAVAAVLWVFMFSPSLGVVSYALGKFGVDWNHLLNSTHAMTLIVMAAVWKQISYNFLFFLAGLQSIPKSLIEAAAIDGAKPWRRFWTVQFPLLTPTTFFLLVINVVYAFFDTFAIVDAATQGGPGRDTTILVYKVYHDGFKAMDLGGSAAQSVVLMLIVVLLTVVQFRYVEKKVNY; from the coding sequence ATGGAAAAACGCGTCGTATTCAAATCGAGCTGGCTGCCCTGGCTCCTGATCGTTCCGCAGATGACGGTGATCCTCGTGTTTTTCTTCTGGCCGGCCGCGCAGGCCATCCTGCAGTCGCTGCAGCAGCAGGACGCGTTCGGCACCTCGGTGGAATTCGTGGGACTCGACAATTTCAGGCAGCTGATCGACGATCCGTCCTACCTGGATTCGTTCAAGACCACCGCGCTGTTCTCGGTGCTGGTCGCGGTCATCGGCATCAGCCTGTCGTTGATGCTGGCGGTGTTCGCGGACCGCATCCTGACCGGTGGCATGTTCTACAAGACCATGCTGATCCTGCCCTATGCCGTGGCGCCGGCCGTGGCCGCCGTGCTCTGGGTCTTCATGTTCTCGCCGTCGCTCGGCGTGGTCTCGTATGCACTCGGCAAGTTCGGCGTCGACTGGAACCACCTGCTCAATTCGACGCACGCCATGACGCTGATCGTGATGGCGGCGGTGTGGAAACAGATCTCCTACAACTTCCTGTTCTTCCTCGCGGGTCTGCAGTCGATTCCCAAGTCACTGATCGAAGCGGCCGCCATCGACGGTGCCAAGCCCTGGCGCCGCTTCTGGACGGTGCAGTTTCCGCTGCTCACGCCCACCACGTTCTTCCTGCTGGTGATCAATGTCGTCTACGCGTTTTTCGATACCTTCGCGATCGTCGACGCCGCCACACAGGGCGGACCTGGCAGGGACACCACCATCCTGGTCTACAAGGTCTACCACGACGGCTTCAAGGCCATGGACCTGGGCGGCTCTGCGGCGCAATCCGTGGTGTTGATGCTCATCGTGGTGCTGCTGACCGTGGTGCAGTTCCGCTACGTCGAAAAGAAAGTGAACTATTGA